From Fibrobacter sp. UWB5, the proteins below share one genomic window:
- a CDS encoding site-specific DNA-methyltransferase encodes MPSLTWIGKDAVLNHHLDVPYRVLEKKYDFGDGEPGNKIIHGDNLEALKSLLPEYEGRVKCIYIDPPYNTGNENWVYNDNVNSPKIKKWLGQVVGKESEDLTRHDKWLCMMYPRLKLLQKLLSNDGAIFISIDDNEQANLKLVCDEIFGVGNFVAQVIWERAYAPVNLKKHFSESHDYILCYAKKVENLVCNGLPRSEDANSRYSNPDNDPRGAWKASDCSVGPVVEEKVYEIELPSKRKVLPSKGRCWLYTKERFAEMVADNRIWFGPDGNSVPAVKKFLSEVKQGITPMTIWKYTEVGHSQEATKKLKEIFDGKAVFDYPKSVDLLKRCFELYSDKSSIVLDSFAGSGTTAHAVLNLNKQDGGNRKFILVEMEDYAETITAERVRRVIGGYGEGKNAVEGTGGSFAYYELGPELLKDGFINEDVPERTIREYLYYTETNHALPQSNNGHPAHLGNFEGVAYYFLYNKDETTTLDATFLASISEKADRYVIYADNCIMPQKFLFDHDITFKKIPRDIRRF; translated from the coding sequence ATGCCCTCGCTGACCTGGATTGGCAAAGACGCCGTTTTGAATCACCACCTGGATGTCCCTTATCGGGTTCTGGAAAAGAAATACGATTTTGGCGATGGCGAGCCGGGCAACAAGATTATCCACGGCGACAACTTGGAAGCACTCAAATCTCTGCTCCCTGAATACGAAGGTCGCGTCAAATGCATCTACATTGATCCGCCGTATAACACGGGCAACGAGAACTGGGTCTATAACGACAATGTGAACAGCCCGAAAATCAAGAAGTGGCTGGGGCAAGTGGTAGGGAAGGAATCCGAGGACTTGACCCGTCACGACAAGTGGCTTTGCATGATGTACCCGCGCCTTAAGTTGTTGCAGAAATTGTTGAGCAATGACGGGGCGATTTTTATAAGCATCGATGATAACGAACAGGCGAATCTGAAGTTGGTTTGTGACGAGATATTTGGGGTTGGGAATTTTGTAGCTCAGGTGATATGGGAAAGAGCATATGCACCAGTTAATCTGAAAAAACATTTTTCTGAAAGTCATGATTACATTTTGTGTTATGCAAAAAAAGTAGAGAATCTTGTTTGTAACGGATTGCCAAGGTCTGAAGATGCCAATAGTAGATACTCAAATCCAGACAATGATCCAAGAGGTGCTTGGAAAGCATCGGATTGTTCTGTCGGCCCTGTAGTAGAAGAAAAAGTGTATGAAATTGAGTTGCCATCAAAAAGAAAAGTTTTACCATCAAAAGGGAGATGTTGGCTTTATACAAAAGAAAGATTTGCAGAAATGGTAGCCGATAATCGTATATGGTTTGGACCTGATGGAAATAGTGTTCCTGCCGTGAAAAAGTTTCTTTCAGAAGTAAAGCAGGGAATAACCCCAATGACTATTTGGAAGTATACAGAGGTTGGACATTCTCAGGAAGCGACAAAAAAACTAAAAGAAATATTTGATGGTAAAGCGGTTTTTGATTACCCAAAATCAGTAGATTTGTTAAAAAGATGTTTTGAATTGTACTCCGACAAATCCTCCATCGTCCTCGATTCCTTCGCGGGTTCCGGCACCACGGCCCATGCTGTGCTGAACTTGAACAAACAAGATGGTGGCAACCGCAAGTTCATCCTTGTCGAAATGGAAGATTACGCAGAAACCATCACTGCTGAACGCGTCCGCCGCGTAATTGGTGGTTACGGCGAAGGCAAGAATGCCGTTGAAGGCACCGGCGGTTCATTCGCCTACTACGAACTGGGTCCAGAACTTTTGAAGGATGGTTTTATCAACGAAGATGTCCCGGAGCGGACCATTCGCGAATACCTCTATTACACCGAAACAAACCATGCTTTGCCGCAAAGCAACAATGGGCATCCGGCTCATCTAGGGAACTTCGAAGGCGTCGCCTACTATTTCCTTTACAACAAGGACGAAACAACGACGCTTGATGCAACTTTTCTTGCGTCAATTTCGGAGAAGGCCGACCGCTATGTCATCTATGCGGACAACTGCATCATGCCGCAAAAATTCCTGTTTGACCACGACATCACCTTCAAGAAAATCCCGCGTGATATCCGGAGGTTCTAA